One Persicobacter psychrovividus DNA window includes the following coding sequences:
- a CDS encoding SusE domain-containing protein yields MMRRYINVLKTFSLALLAMAFSACEDTDTPRISSDTQGPQITWPLKDNYVLTVTNADETFETFEWEAVNYGVVSPVSYKVQVAEKGTDFETVEEVASTTDTKVEVSNSMMNDAVGKLGLAPFEAHEVEMRVISTLGNNGGGVISSTVADTEITPYALIVTWYVPGPFNFWAEGNEWSHNDLDVIKAEDGQNFRGYLYLVNKDGTTPSDFKISTAKGWELGINYGAGDAAGTLSDDGGAANITAPEAAYYLLTVNSADLTYNLLKTDFAIIGAATPGGWDNDTPLTFNPDSRMWEGTYAMKGGEEWKIRANGSWDDPNPNYGQGSEDGMLSLGGDNLVSPAEDGMYEIKVNLDDPEALKYTIEKVN; encoded by the coding sequence ATGATGAGACGTTATATAAATGTGCTGAAAACCTTCTCCCTGGCTTTGTTGGCCATGGCGTTTTCAGCCTGTGAAGATACCGACACGCCCCGTATCAGTTCAGATACGCAAGGGCCGCAAATTACCTGGCCACTCAAAGACAACTATGTGCTGACGGTCACCAATGCCGATGAAACTTTTGAAACCTTTGAATGGGAAGCCGTTAATTATGGCGTGGTGTCCCCTGTGAGCTATAAAGTGCAGGTGGCAGAAAAAGGGACCGATTTTGAAACGGTGGAGGAGGTGGCATCTACCACCGACACGAAAGTGGAGGTCTCTAACAGTATGATGAATGATGCTGTTGGGAAGCTCGGATTGGCACCTTTTGAAGCACATGAAGTTGAGATGAGGGTAATTTCTACCTTGGGGAATAATGGTGGAGGCGTAATTTCTTCTACTGTTGCAGATACAGAAATTACACCATATGCATTGATTGTTACCTGGTATGTGCCAGGTCCATTCAATTTCTGGGCAGAAGGCAATGAATGGTCGCATAATGACCTGGATGTTATCAAAGCCGAAGATGGTCAGAATTTCAGAGGCTACCTTTACTTGGTGAATAAGGATGGGACAACACCGAGTGATTTCAAAATATCGACTGCCAAAGGCTGGGAATTAGGAATAAACTATGGTGCAGGTGATGCCGCAGGAACGTTGAGTGACGATGGCGGAGCTGCTAATATTACCGCCCCTGAAGCGGCTTATTATCTGCTAACCGTTAACAGTGCTGATTTAACTTACAATTTGCTGAAAACAGATTTTGCGATTATTGGAGCAGCAACACCTGGTGGCTGGGATAATGATACCCCCTTGACATTCAATCCTGACAGCCGTATGTGGGAAGGGACTTATGCAATGAAGGGTGGAGAAGAATGGAAAATTCGAGCGAATGGAAGCTGGGATGACCCTAACCCAAATTATGGACAAGGAAGTGAAGATGGAATGCTGTCCTTGGGTGGGGATAACTTAGTGTCGCCTGCTGAAGACGGTATGTATGAAATAAAGGTAAATTTGGACGATCCTGAGGCGTTAAAATATACCATCGAGAAAGTGAATTAG
- a CDS encoding alpha-amylase family glycosyl hydrolase: MFIQQVSAQSITVSPERFKASDEITITCDVTGNSQLEALSDAWAWIWVPGDPNGFSAFTNVNPAGDGQEAVKFTKGENNIWTLKVRPTDIFNESADKITRLGILIKGRDWPDGQSSDVFFDVDQQGVLTVNMTKSTDDMLNVGEQVTFTATASESSHLQISDQHDAVLKEADNVTSLNYTFTAQEAGQFSFHTQATVGDETATASLNVIVKPTVIVEKMPEGLKIGPNYDANDPTKVTFVLQDPAKLKQFVTVIGDFYDNAWAVQSNHVMKLDDTGDANYWWLTVTGLEPGKEYLYQYLLDGSIKIADPYADKISDPSDQYIDDARYPDLIPYPADKTDKRASFFQTNQQAYQWSDATINFQKPEKSALMVYELHLRDFTKEQTYDAAIKKLDYIKSLGINCIELMPVNEFEGNSSWGYNPNFYFAVDKWYGSKNELKRFIDEAHERGMAVVIDMVLNHSFHSSPFVRMYNHGDYGDPTSDNPWYNEKGNFIGTDLNWGADFNHESIWTKQLVDSVNTYWMDQYKVDGFRFDFTKGFTNEIKEGADKWGSRKDDSRIAILKRMYQKIEDYGTNAYVILEHLTDWDEEAILAKEGMLLWTGAGPHHEFVKATQGNNANLIEQYYGNRTGDGDLEGTKALVSYMESHDEERLKYEADINGEKVNAYDLTKEEYNIDRLKLMSAFFVPVPGPKMIWQFGELGYDVSINQIEKDGDVSDDYRTGEKPVMWEYNDAAENPERVKLRKVYTALMHLRSELKLYDASKENTKLELDDNNKIKVIHLKNAENVEVHIVGNFGMQGEEVPAAKLPNGTWYDYFSNGKEVTFDGQSNMLLGPGNFKVYISEPLNDYPEEGLINTALPFFKTNPGAVDKNKEATVIFYPEGGNQGLINTDNAKMMVKGIFKNPDTEATGSLDLIKVGDRFEGRFVPNTLLGLSDDTDLIGMEVYFENENGEKALDENDQAGLISFSFDRVTFNPENWRADAEVTIHFDFHDKKIGEEENLYLWSWIENHENEKIDNGAWEQSSENAKLTNLGHGQYEIKMVPTTYFHATASQIKNDGLNFLVKTKEGGMKSDNFGPFKSNLVTAIKPQVPEANVFPNPTSGVLHISNLSGWEGSVGVRVMNSFGQQLYFATYHANQQGEIVLDLSSYASGQYIIQLYNEHKRLIKKIIKL; encoded by the coding sequence TTGTTTATCCAACAAGTATCAGCCCAAAGTATTACCGTCAGCCCTGAAAGGTTTAAGGCTTCTGACGAAATTACAATTACTTGTGATGTCACTGGCAATAGCCAACTCGAAGCACTTTCTGATGCTTGGGCGTGGATATGGGTGCCAGGGGATCCTAATGGGTTCAGTGCTTTTACCAATGTGAACCCTGCAGGTGATGGTCAAGAAGCGGTAAAGTTCACTAAAGGTGAAAATAACATCTGGACCCTTAAAGTTCGTCCTACGGATATTTTTAATGAGTCAGCGGATAAAATCACGAGACTTGGTATCCTTATAAAAGGTCGCGATTGGCCCGATGGACAGTCGAGTGATGTGTTCTTTGATGTGGATCAACAAGGGGTTCTCACTGTAAACATGACCAAGTCCACAGACGATATGCTTAATGTCGGGGAGCAGGTGACTTTTACAGCCACCGCCTCAGAAAGCAGTCACCTTCAAATCTCAGATCAGCATGATGCTGTTCTTAAAGAAGCGGATAATGTTACTTCCCTTAATTATACATTTACAGCTCAAGAAGCGGGGCAATTTTCATTTCACACACAGGCAACTGTTGGAGACGAGACAGCAACAGCTTCTTTGAATGTGATCGTCAAGCCGACCGTTATTGTTGAAAAAATGCCGGAAGGGCTGAAGATCGGCCCAAACTACGATGCCAATGACCCTACGAAAGTTACTTTTGTGTTGCAGGATCCTGCGAAACTAAAACAGTTTGTAACAGTAATCGGTGATTTTTATGATAATGCCTGGGCAGTTCAGTCGAATCACGTGATGAAATTGGATGACACTGGCGACGCCAATTATTGGTGGTTGACCGTTACAGGGCTTGAGCCTGGTAAAGAATATCTCTATCAGTATTTATTGGACGGGTCAATTAAAATTGCCGACCCTTATGCAGATAAGATTTCTGATCCGAGTGATCAGTATATCGATGATGCCCGTTACCCAGACCTGATTCCTTATCCAGCAGACAAAACGGATAAAAGAGCCTCTTTCTTTCAGACCAATCAACAGGCTTATCAGTGGTCAGATGCAACGATAAATTTTCAGAAGCCAGAAAAATCTGCTTTGATGGTTTATGAACTGCATTTGCGTGACTTCACGAAGGAACAGACTTATGATGCCGCCATTAAAAAGCTTGATTATATCAAAAGCCTGGGGATAAACTGTATTGAGTTAATGCCTGTAAATGAGTTCGAAGGAAACAGCTCTTGGGGGTATAATCCAAATTTTTATTTCGCAGTAGATAAATGGTATGGCTCGAAAAATGAGTTGAAACGTTTTATTGACGAGGCCCATGAACGTGGCATGGCTGTAGTGATTGACATGGTTTTGAACCATAGTTTTCATTCGTCGCCTTTCGTGAGAATGTATAATCATGGCGACTACGGAGACCCTACTTCGGATAACCCTTGGTATAATGAAAAAGGGAATTTTATTGGGACTGATTTGAACTGGGGTGCCGATTTTAATCATGAGAGCATTTGGACAAAGCAATTGGTGGATTCCGTAAATACTTACTGGATGGATCAATATAAAGTCGATGGATTCCGATTTGATTTCACCAAAGGTTTTACCAATGAAATTAAAGAGGGAGCTGACAAATGGGGAAGCCGAAAGGATGATAGCCGAATTGCGATCCTGAAGCGCATGTATCAAAAAATTGAAGACTACGGAACCAATGCTTATGTGATTCTGGAGCATTTGACGGACTGGGACGAGGAGGCAATTCTTGCCAAAGAGGGCATGCTGCTTTGGACAGGCGCAGGACCTCACCATGAATTTGTGAAAGCAACCCAGGGTAACAATGCCAACCTTATTGAGCAGTATTACGGCAACAGAACAGGCGACGGTGATCTTGAGGGTACCAAAGCGTTGGTGTCTTATATGGAAAGCCACGATGAGGAACGCCTAAAATATGAAGCTGATATCAATGGAGAAAAGGTCAATGCTTATGACCTGACCAAGGAAGAGTACAACATTGATCGATTGAAATTAATGAGTGCGTTCTTTGTTCCTGTTCCAGGCCCAAAAATGATCTGGCAATTTGGTGAGTTAGGCTATGATGTTTCCATCAACCAAATTGAAAAAGACGGTGATGTGAGCGATGATTATCGTACCGGAGAAAAACCTGTGATGTGGGAGTATAATGATGCTGCCGAAAACCCTGAAAGAGTGAAATTGCGCAAGGTATATACTGCTTTGATGCATCTACGATCGGAATTGAAATTATACGACGCCAGCAAGGAGAACACAAAACTGGAATTGGATGACAATAACAAGATCAAGGTGATTCATCTGAAAAATGCCGAAAATGTTGAGGTACACATTGTAGGTAATTTCGGAATGCAGGGAGAAGAAGTGCCAGCGGCTAAATTGCCAAATGGTACTTGGTATGATTATTTTTCAAATGGTAAAGAAGTAACTTTCGATGGTCAGTCGAATATGTTGCTCGGCCCTGGTAACTTTAAAGTTTACATTAGTGAGCCATTGAACGATTACCCTGAAGAAGGCTTGATCAATACCGCACTTCCTTTTTTCAAGACCAATCCTGGTGCCGTTGATAAAAATAAAGAAGCGACCGTGATTTTTTACCCTGAAGGTGGAAATCAAGGTTTAATCAATACGGATAATGCCAAAATGATGGTGAAGGGCATATTTAAAAACCCCGATACGGAAGCTACAGGATCGTTAGACCTCATTAAAGTGGGAGATCGATTTGAAGGCCGATTTGTTCCAAATACGCTTTTGGGGCTTTCTGACGATACTGATTTGATCGGGATGGAAGTATACTTTGAGAATGAAAACGGGGAAAAGGCGTTGGATGAAAATGATCAAGCAGGCTTGATTTCTTTCAGCTTCGATCGGGTAACTTTTAACCCTGAAAACTGGAGAGCAGATGCTGAGGTCACCATTCATTTTGATTTTCATGACAAGAAGATTGGTGAGGAAGAAAACTTATACCTGTGGTCCTGGATCGAAAATCATGAAAATGAAAAGATTGACAACGGAGCTTGGGAACAGTCCTCAGAAAATGCAAAGCTTACCAATTTAGGCCATGGGCAATACGAAATCAAAATGGTGCCTACAACGTATTTCCATGCTACGGCGAGCCAGATTAAGAATGATGGCTTAAATTTCTTGGTAAAAACCAAGGAAGGCGGAATGAAATCGGATAATTTTGGCCCTTTTAAATCTAATTTAGTAACCGCGATTAAGCCTCAGGTTCCTGAAGCAAACGTTTTCCCTAACCCAACCTCTGGCGTTCTTCACATCAGTAACCTTAGTGGCTGGGAAGGAAGCGTGGGCGTTCGTGTCATGAACAGCTTTGGGCAACAGTTGTATTTTGCGACTTAC